ACGCCCAAGTCCGGCAACCCGCTCAACCCCCGAAGAGGCCTCAAGGCCGAGCGCGATGCGCCGGGCTTGAACCCCGAAGAGGAGATGACGGTCACTCTGCCGGCCGTCGTGAACGGCCAGATCATGCCTGGCGATGTGGATCGCTTCCGGTTCAGGGCCCGGAAGGGAACTCGGCTGGTCGCCGCCGTCGCCGCCCGGGATCTGATCCCCTATCTGGCTGACGGCGTGCCGGGGTGGTTCCAGGCCACGCTGGCGATCCACGATGCCGCGGGTCAAGAGCTGGGGTACGAAGACGATTACCGTTTCCATCCCGACCCGGTTCTCCTATTCCAGGTTCCTCGGGACGGCGAGTACGTGGTCGAAATCAAGGATTCCATCTACCGGGGCCGGGAGGACTTCGTCTATCGCATCACGCTTGGTGAGTTCCCCTTCGTTACCAGTGTCTTTCCTTTGGGCGGGCGGGAGCACTCGCCGATCAGCGCCGAGCTGACCGGCTGGAATCTGCCAGGTGAGAAGAAGACGATGGACATTGAGGGCCAGGAAGCCGGGGTGGGTGCACTCTCGGTGAAACGAGGTCCGCTGGTCTCCAACCGCGTGCTCTTCGCCGTGGACAGCCTGCCCGAATGCCTGGAGAACGAACCGAACGACCGTCCGGACGCTGCCCAGTCCGTCAAGCTACCGATCATCGTCAATGGACGCATCGATAGCCGCGGAGACCAAGACGTGTTTCGATTCGAGGGTCGGTCGGGGCAGGAGGTTGTGGCCGAGGTCTGCGCCCGGCGACTCGGCTCGCCTCTGGACGCCATTCTCAGAGTCACCGATGCCGCCGGCAAGCAGTTGGCCGTCAACGACGATCACGAGGACAAAAGCACTGGCCTGAACACGCACCATGCCGATTCCTGGCTGCGGATCACGCTGCCCGTTGACGGGACCTACGACGTCCAGCTGGCCGACACGCAGGACAAGGGTGGGCCGGAGCACGCGTACCGCTTGCGTATCAGTGCCCCGCGGCCGGATTTCGAGCTGCGGGGGGTACCGTCGAGCCTCAATGTTCGCGGAGGTGCCAGCGCCGCCCTTACCGTGTATGCTCTGCGCAAGGATGGCTTTTCGGGCGAGATCGAGCTGGCCCTGAAGGATGGGCCGACGGGCTTCAAGCTGAGCGGCGGCCGCGTACCGGCGAACCAGGACCAGGTGCGGATCACCTTGACCGTGCCGCCGATGCGACTGGAAGGTCCGGTCCGTCTGGTCCTGGAGGGTCGTGCGGTGGTGGGGGACCGGAAGCTAGTGCGGCCGGTCGTGCCCGCAGAGGATATGATGCAGGCTTTTGCGTATCGGCACCTGGTGCCGGCGAAGGAGTTGTTGCTCACGACATCCGGGCGGTGGCTGCGCAGCAACGCGGTGAAGATTGTGAGTGCGATGCCGGTGAAGATCCCGACCGGCGGCACGGTTCGGGTCCAGGTTGGTGCCGCCGCCACCGCGTTCCGGGGAAAGGTGCAGCTGGAACTGAGCAATCCGCCCGACGGGATCATGCTCAAGAAGGTGGTGCCGAACAACACGGGTGTTGAGCTGGTGCTGCAGAGCGACGCCGCCAAGAACAAGCCCGGCTCGAAAGGGAACCTGATTATCACCGCGTTCGCCGACCGGGAGATCAAGACCGCCAAGGGGGCACAGGGCACCAAACGACGTGTACCGGTGGGCCTGCTGCCGGCCGTACCGTACGAGATCGTGGCGAAGTAACCGAAGGGGCTATCGAATTACTTTATGTCATCAACGAGTCCGTCCGTCGAACCGTTTATCCATCGCACCGCATCCAACGGCGTCTTCGTGGTAGCCGCCGCTTCGCCGAACGGCGAGCCGGCCGTGGAGGCGGCGGCCGTGTACGCACGCATCGGCGACGTTCTCCGGGCATCGCGTCTTGAGGTCGTCCAGGAGCGGGTCTTCGGCTGCCTGGACGCTGAACCGGCGGTCAAGGCCGCCCGGGCGACGGCCCTGCAGACCCGGGGCATCCGCGACGATGGTCCCCTGAGCTACATCCAGGGTCGACCGACCTGGGGACGGGGACTGGGCGGCGTCATCGTGCGTGCCGCCGAAGCCGACCGGGTTCACACCCTTCACGACCGAGGTATTCCCTGCGGGCGCGTCTGGCAGGCCGACGACGCCACATTCGTGATTCTGCAGAGCATGCAGGGGCTGCCGGAGACGCGGGGCGAGGATGGCAGGCCCGCCGAGCAGGCCCGCCGGGCCATGGAACGTGCAGACCGCATTCTCAAAGCCAACGGCCTGAGCTACCGCGACACCGTCAGAACCTGGTTCTACCTCTCCAATATCCTGGCCTGGTACACCGAGTTCAACCAGACACGGAACGCCAAGTATGGTGAGTTCGGCATCTTCCCTGCGCCCGGCGATGAATGCTGGCGGTTTCCGGCGAGTACGGGCATCCTTGCCGACTCCACTGGTGGCGCCGCTTGTACCCTCGATATTCTGGCGGTGGACGGCTCGGGCCCGGCCGCAGTTGAGTTCTTGCGGAATCCGCGCCAGCAGGAGGCCTTCCGCTACGGTTCGGCCTTCTCGCGCTGCGCCATCGTCCGCGGTTCCGCCGAGGACCTGGTGGAGGTTTCCGGCACCGCGGCGATTGACGAACATGGCCGAAGTGTGTATCCGGGCGACCTCCGTGCCCAGGTCCGGTGTACGCTGGACAAGATCGCGGCCCTCATTGAGCCGGTAGGAGCGTCGCTCGGGGACCTCTGCGCGGCGACGGTGTTTCTCAAACGCGGCCACGACGCCGAGACCGCACGCGAGGTCTTGGCCGAACTTGGACTCGAGCGGCTTCCGGCCGTCTGGGTGGAAGCCGACGTGTGTCGCGAGGAGTTGCTGTTCGAGATCGACGCCGAGGCGGTGGTCGATCGGCGGCGATAGAGCCTCTCTCCTCATTCAACCATGACTACACCTCACGCCTGGCGCGGCCAGGGTGAGGCAGACGGTGGTCTCCACCCGACTGTCCATCCAAGCTATAATGGTTTCGCTGTTGGATCAGGGCCACAGCCTCCACAGGAGCCACGACGATGACATCCCGGGAGCGCATCCTGGCGAGCATCAACCACCATGAACCCGACCGTTTGCCCATCGACTGCGGGGCCATGCGCTCCACGGGCATCCAGGCCATCGCCTATCACAAGCTCAAGGTTCATCTGGGCATCTGGCAAGGGCGCACGAGGGTGTTCGACGTTATTCAGCAATTGGCTGAACCGGAGCCGTTCTACCTCGATCGGTTCAGGGTGGACGCGGTCAATGCCGGCTGGGAGTTCGCCCCGGAGGCCTGGAAGGAGTGGATCCTGCCGGACGGCTCGGCTTGCCAAATTCCCGCCCACATCCGTTTTCAGCGCGAAGGACACGACTGGCTCGCGTTCAACGACGCGGGCGAGGTGGTCGCGCGCATGATCGAAGGTTGCACGTACTTCAGCCAGACGATCCACCCGCTCCATCGCGAGGACTGGACGGCCGGCCTCAACGATCTCGGCCGGGCGATGAACTCAGTCTGCTGGTCGGCGCTGCCTGAGCCGCTCTATGCCGGCGGCCTGAGCGACGAGAACCTGGTCCGCATGGGCGAACACGTCCGGCAGCTCCGCGAGCGGAGCGATCGGGCAATCATGATTGCCTATGGGGCGAATCTCTTCGAGTGGGGCTCCTATCTACGGCGGATGGACAACTTCCTCCTGGACCTGGCGGGCGAGCAGAGCAAGGCGGTGGCTCTCCTGGACAAGCTCGTGGAGTTGCACCTGGCGGGGTTAGATCGACTGCTTCCGGTGCTCGGCGACCACGTTGATCTGATCCAACTGGGTGATGACCTGGGCATGGAGGCCGGGCCTTTCTTCTCCCCGGCGATGTTCCGTTCGGTGTTCAAGCCGCGGTACACCGCCATCGTGAAGCACATCAAGAAGCGCTGTCCCCACCTCAAGATCTTCCTGCACTGCTGTGGTTCGATCCTGCCGCTGCTTCCCGATCTGATCGAGGCGGGAATCGAGGTCATCAACCCGGTCCAGATCGCCGCGCGGCATATGGATCCGGCCGTTCTGAAGAGAGAGTTCGGTTCTGCCCTGACCTTCTGGGGTGGCGGATGCGACACGCAGAAGGTCCTGCCGCGGGGCACGCCTCAGGAGGTGAAGGACCACGTCCGGCGCAATATCGACATCTTCGCTCCGGGTGGTGGATTCGTCTTCTGCCAGGTGCACAACATTCTGGCGGATGTGCCGCCGGAGAACATCGTGGCGATGTACGAGGCCGCCATGGCCTGACTCCCGCCACGCGGGAAGGCACCGAATGGGGAATAGCGAATTGAGGAAGCTGCTCGCCGACCCGGACGCTGCTCTTTCCCGATGCTCCGTGCGCCGTTTTCCATTCCGCCTGATTCTGTTACCGCTCGTGCTCGTCGCGTTCGTATCCCTGCATCCGCCGGTATCCGCCGAGGCCTCTCCGGTTGTTCGAGCGACGGAGCAGCGTCGAATCGAGACCATTGCCCGAGCAAGCCGGAGCGCGGTCTGTATCTTCCTGGATGAAGGCGAAGCCGGCTCGGGTGTGGTGATATGCCCCGATGGTCACGGGCTGACCAATTTCCACGTCATTGCAGGCATACTCAAGACGCGCCGCGCGTTTGGTGGCTTGTCCGACGGCAAGCGATATCCTCTGGAAGTGCTCGGGATTGACCCGACCGGTGACATGGCCATGTTCCGCCTGACCGGCAAGGACCGTTTCGAATGCGCCGAGTTCGGCGACTCGGAGGCTGTCCGGGTGGGCGATGAGGTCTTCGCGGCCGGCAATCCCTTCATGTTGGCCGAGGACTCCACACCGACCATCACCGCGGGGATTGTCAGCGGCCTGCACCGCTATCAGTACGGCCAGGATGCCCGGTCGCTGGTCTATGCGGACTGCATCCAGGTCGACGCCTCGATCAATCCGGGCAACTCCGGCGGGCCGTTGTTCGACGCCGCCGGGCGGCTCATCGGGATCAACGGCCGGGCGTCGTTCGAGCGTCGTGGGCGGGTCAACGTGGGCCTGGCCTATGCGATTTCGATCAACCAGTTCAAGCGGTTCATTCCCGGTTTGAAGGCCGGCTTGCTGGTCGAGCATGGTTCGCTCGGAGCCACGGCGGTCGATGCCGGTTACCGACAGGTGGTTTTCGACCGAGTCATGGATGGAGCCGCAGCGGCCGCAGCGGGCATCAAACCGGGTGACCGGCTGGTGGTTTTCGCAGACCAGAAGATTCGTGATGCCAACCACTTCACGAGTCTGCTGGGCAGCTACCCGGCAGGCTGGCCGGTCTCGGTCACCTGGGAACGTGAGGGTCGGCTGACCTCGAGGGTGATCGAGCTCGATCCCCTGACCGTGAGGGTTCCGGACGAGCTCAAGCGGGCCTATCGGGTTGATGTGAGCGTCACCCGAAAGGCCGCGGAGTCCCGGCCGGCCGGACCTGCGTCCCCCTCGGCGCCGGCTGTAGCCAACGTCCTGGCGCCGGCCATCGAGTCCGCGATTCGCTCAACGGTCAAGCTCTACGGCGGTCGACTCGGCTCAGCCGTGGGCTACGGCTCCGGCGTGATCGTCTCGCCGCAAGGTGATGTCCTCACCACGCTGTCGGTTCTTGTCGAAGGCAGCGAGCTTCGGGCGGTGACCCACGACGGGCACGCTTACCCGTGCACGGTGATCAGCCGCGACGAGTACCGGCAGCTGGCCCTGCTGCGGATGGGGCGTAAGAGTGAGAATGCGGACACCGCCGCTCCGCTTCGCGACCAGATGACTCCGCCGAGATGGGAGCCGCTGCCGATGGCCGACCCCGCCGCGGCTCAGCCCGGCGACTGGATTCTGGCCGTCGGGAACCCGTGCAAGGTCGCCGATGGAGCGGAGGCCGTTTCGGTGGCCCGAGGGATCCTCTCGGGTCGTACCCGGCTCGACGCGGTCCAGGGATCGGAGGCTTTTCCCTATCGCGGCGATGTTCTCCTGCTTGACGCCGTGACCAGCAACCCGGGTTCGCCGGGCAGCGCGGTCGTTGATCTGGACGGGCGCTGGGTTGGAGTGGTGGGAGAGGTAGTCGCTTCCCAACGAACCAATACCGAGCTCAGCTACGCGTACCCCGTGGAGGAGATCAAGGCCTTCCTGCGCGACGCCAGCGTCGGCGAGGCAGCGAGTCGGCCTCACGGGGCGGCGTCTCGCCCCGCCAGCCGGTCGGCCAAGCCTGGCTACCACGGCATCCGCCTCTCCACCATTGCCTATCACCGTCAACTGCCCTTCGTGAAGAGCGTGGCCGACGGATCGCCGGCCAAGGCGGCCGGCGTGCGAGCCGACGATCTGATCATCAGCGCCAACCGGACGGCGGTTCCGCAAGGTCGCGTGTTTATGGAACTCTGCGAGCGGCTGCTTCCCGGGGAGGAGCTTTCGCTGATCGTCAAACGGGGCGAAGAGTTGATCCCGGTCCGTTTCGTGCTCACGGAGGATCCCGAATGACCACCCTTGCCGCTCTGCTGACCGGCCTGGCAATGATGGCCCTGCCGGGCAATTCGGCCACGCATCCCGCGGACGCCATGCGGGCCGAGCAGGATGCCTTTCGCCGTGCCGTGGCCCGAGTGGCTCGGTGCGTGGTCACGATCGAGACGATCGGTGGTACACAACCGGGCGGCGGGCAGCCGGCGAGCGGCCCGGCCTTCGGCGGGCGAGAGGTGGCACCCTCGGGGTTCATCGTGGCCGACGGCCCCACCACGGGGCTGATCTGGTCGGCCGACGGGCTGATCCTTACCAGCGCCTTCAATTTCGTTCGCGACCCATCGCTGATCACTGTGGTGCTGTCCGATCGTCGGAGGTTCGTGGGCGAACTGATCGCCCGTGACGAGGTGCGACGGCTAGCGATGGTTCGCGTTCCGGCCACTGGGTTGCCGGTGCCGCAGTGGATCGGCGACGAGGGCGAGGTTCGCGTGGGCCAACGGGTCCTGGCGCTGGGTCGGGGTTTCGGCGGGCCGTTCTGCTCGATCACCGCAGGCATCGTCAGCGGCCTGAACCGGATGAGTGGTCTGGCCATCCAGACCGACGCCCGGCTCTCGCCGGCCAGCTTCGGCGGGCCGCTGATAGACCTCGACGGCCGGGTGATCGGCCTTTGCGTTCCCTTTGGCATGGGCAACGACCTGCTTTCCGGCGTCGAGTGGTATGATTCGGGCATTGGCTTCGCGATTCCCGCATGGCAGGTTTGGACCAGTGCCGCCGACCTCTCCGCCGGGCACAGCCTTCGCCGTGGCATGCTCGGCGTGGTCCTGGACGCGAAAGCCAATGCTCCCCCCACGATCCGACTGCTGGCGGATCGCTCGCCCGCTCTCCGAGCCGGCCTGAAAGTCGGCGACGCGATTGTGGCGATCGACGGGAAGCCGGTCACGGTCTATCCCGATCTCACCCGGCTGATGCGATCCCGATGCGCGGGGCAATGGGTGAAGGTACGCGTCCGTCGGGGAGCACAGGACATCGATCTGGAGGTCGTTCTGGCCGTTCCTGAGGACGTCGGATCGCTCAACCCGCCCGCGAGCGAGCCGGCGGGGCGGTAGACGCCATCTCAGATGAACACCCGCTTGTTGTAGATAAACCACTCGAAGAGCAGGACGGCTCCCAAGGCCAGGAGCAGGTACTGCCACAGTGGTTTGCGGAGATTCTCGCTTCCCGATCCGGCGGCGACCTGACCGCTGGCGATGCGGAACTGCTGATTGGGGGCGATGAAGCTCTCGTAGTCATTGGTGAGGTTCACGGCCCGCCCGCTCTGATCGGGAATACCGGTCTCGAGGCGATAGAGGCCGACGCGGTCGGTCTGGCCGTAGCTCACCAGTCCGGAGGAGCGAACGGAGACGTCCTCGGTGCGTCCATCCGGCCGGTGGACGGCCACGGTCGAGCGACCGGGCTTGGCGGCAACGGTGATGGCTTCGCCCGGCTTGGCGGGGGGATGCTGGCCGAGGGTGGATGCGCCGGCCAGGTACCGGAGAGCGTTGTGCATGAAGACGACCAGGCCTTCCTGGAAGACCCAGTCGGTATTGAGCAGCTCCCGTTTGTCGTCGAAGAAGCTGAACGCGCACAGCAGGAACTGGTGCCGCTCCTCGTTGAGCAGGGCGAGCACCGGCCCGCTGGACGACTCGATCAGGGCAGTCGCTTGTGGAGGCAGAGCGAGCTTCCGCCAGCTGAAGACGTTGATCGAGTTGATGGCCACATGCCGGAGAACCGGATGGGTGTCATCCCAGTCGAGGAAGAGCTCCCGCTCGATCAGTTCGCCTCTTTGGACATCCTCGATCAACGGTATTCCGCCAAAGAACACATAATTGCCTGGCGGCAGACGCTGGGTTGAATGGGCGTCGATCACGATCACATCGTAGCGCGACCGGCCGACGTCGATGAGTTTTTCATCAGGGTTCTTCTCGTACTCGTTGGGAGTCCAGACCTCATACTTGGCCAGGGGCATGGCGGACATGAGGTCGCGCAGATAGCGGTTGCCGGGCGTGACCAGGAGGGCGGTGATCGGCCGGGGCGGCGTCGCCACGGCGAAGACCCGGTCGTCGGCGGGGAGGGCGTCCTTGCCGGACAGCCGCAACTCGATGTCCGCTCCGCGATCCAGGAGCAGCTCGAACGTGACGGTTGCCTCGTTGCCGTCCTTGGGCATGCTGGGCAGGCCGGTGTTTCCAAGCTGTTTCGCGTCGCCCAGAGGCAAGAGACCCTCGACCGAGCGTACTTCCTTCATTTCGCCGTCCACGAAGAGCGAGACATCCCGATTCGCCGGTGTCCCGCCGAAATGGCGCACCCGGGCGACGATGCTGAGCATCTCCGGCCTCTCGTAGTTTCGCCGCACGTCGACATCGACGATCCCGGTATTCTCGATCGCCTTGCCGATGCAGACGACCTCCATCTGCCCGCGCTGCACCGCCACCTTCTCGGCGTCTGACAGCCGGCCGTCGGTGAACAGGAGATGGTGAGACTGGGCCACCCTGTTGGATCCCCAGCCGACGTCTTCGCCGATCGGCGTGGAGTGGGCTTCGGCCAGTTGGATTGCCTCGGCCAGTCGCCCCGGTTCGTCGGTCTGGGTGATGGAGTTGATGGC
The sequence above is drawn from the Phycisphaerae bacterium genome and encodes:
- a CDS encoding methyltransferase produces the protein MTSRERILASINHHEPDRLPIDCGAMRSTGIQAIAYHKLKVHLGIWQGRTRVFDVIQQLAEPEPFYLDRFRVDAVNAGWEFAPEAWKEWILPDGSACQIPAHIRFQREGHDWLAFNDAGEVVARMIEGCTYFSQTIHPLHREDWTAGLNDLGRAMNSVCWSALPEPLYAGGLSDENLVRMGEHVRQLRERSDRAIMIAYGANLFEWGSYLRRMDNFLLDLAGEQSKAVALLDKLVELHLAGLDRLLPVLGDHVDLIQLGDDLGMEAGPFFSPAMFRSVFKPRYTAIVKHIKKRCPHLKIFLHCCGSILPLLPDLIEAGIEVINPVQIAARHMDPAVLKREFGSALTFWGGGCDTQKVLPRGTPQEVKDHVRRNIDIFAPGGGFVFCQVHNILADVPPENIVAMYEAAMA
- a CDS encoding trypsin-like peptidase domain-containing protein, with translation MGNSELRKLLADPDAALSRCSVRRFPFRLILLPLVLVAFVSLHPPVSAEASPVVRATEQRRIETIARASRSAVCIFLDEGEAGSGVVICPDGHGLTNFHVIAGILKTRRAFGGLSDGKRYPLEVLGIDPTGDMAMFRLTGKDRFECAEFGDSEAVRVGDEVFAAGNPFMLAEDSTPTITAGIVSGLHRYQYGQDARSLVYADCIQVDASINPGNSGGPLFDAAGRLIGINGRASFERRGRVNVGLAYAISINQFKRFIPGLKAGLLVEHGSLGATAVDAGYRQVVFDRVMDGAAAAAAGIKPGDRLVVFADQKIRDANHFTSLLGSYPAGWPVSVTWEREGRLTSRVIELDPLTVRVPDELKRAYRVDVSVTRKAAESRPAGPASPSAPAVANVLAPAIESAIRSTVKLYGGRLGSAVGYGSGVIVSPQGDVLTTLSVLVEGSELRAVTHDGHAYPCTVISRDEYRQLALLRMGRKSENADTAAPLRDQMTPPRWEPLPMADPAAAQPGDWILAVGNPCKVADGAEAVSVARGILSGRTRLDAVQGSEAFPYRGDVLLLDAVTSNPGSPGSAVVDLDGRWVGVVGEVVASQRTNTELSYAYPVEEIKAFLRDASVGEAASRPHGAASRPASRSAKPGYHGIRLSTIAYHRQLPFVKSVADGSPAKAAGVRADDLIISANRTAVPQGRVFMELCERLLPGEELSLIVKRGEELIPVRFVLTEDPE
- a CDS encoding trypsin-like peptidase domain-containing protein is translated as MTTLAALLTGLAMMALPGNSATHPADAMRAEQDAFRRAVARVARCVVTIETIGGTQPGGGQPASGPAFGGREVAPSGFIVADGPTTGLIWSADGLILTSAFNFVRDPSLITVVLSDRRRFVGELIARDEVRRLAMVRVPATGLPVPQWIGDEGEVRVGQRVLALGRGFGGPFCSITAGIVSGLNRMSGLAIQTDARLSPASFGGPLIDLDGRVIGLCVPFGMGNDLLSGVEWYDSGIGFAIPAWQVWTSAADLSAGHSLRRGMLGVVLDAKANAPPTIRLLADRSPALRAGLKVGDAIVAIDGKPVTVYPDLTRLMRSRCAGQWVKVRVRRGAQDIDLEVVLAVPEDVGSLNPPASEPAGR
- a CDS encoding VWA domain-containing protein; the encoded protein is LILAALAIGEPVRRGSADIEQSMTLLIDQSASMGADEGDGQTRLSIAKEEALKVVDGMTTTQRAMVITFADRANVLTSFTGDKVLLRRAINSITQTDEPGRLAEAIQLAEAHSTPIGEDVGWGSNRVAQSHHLLFTDGRLSDAEKVAVQRGQMEVVCIGKAIENTGIVDVDVRRNYERPEMLSIVARVRHFGGTPANRDVSLFVDGEMKEVRSVEGLLPLGDAKQLGNTGLPSMPKDGNEATVTFELLLDRGADIELRLSGKDALPADDRVFAVATPPRPITALLVTPGNRYLRDLMSAMPLAKYEVWTPNEYEKNPDEKLIDVGRSRYDVIVIDAHSTQRLPPGNYVFFGGIPLIEDVQRGELIERELFLDWDDTHPVLRHVAINSINVFSWRKLALPPQATALIESSSGPVLALLNEERHQFLLCAFSFFDDKRELLNTDWVFQEGLVVFMHNALRYLAGASTLGQHPPAKPGEAITVAAKPGRSTVAVHRPDGRTEDVSVRSSGLVSYGQTDRVGLYRLETGIPDQSGRAVNLTNDYESFIAPNQQFRIASGQVAAGSGSENLRKPLWQYLLLALGAVLLFEWFIYNKRVFI